Proteins co-encoded in one Chroococcidiopsis sp. TS-821 genomic window:
- a CDS encoding DUF1816 domain-containing protein, producing MKTFWDSFKEVLTNLFHSIGWAWWVEIVTQNPRCTYYFGPFLSVKEANAAKTGYLEDLEQEGAQGITVKVKRCKPKNLTIADDLGMIQPKATPIFSGQM from the coding sequence ATGAAAACATTTTGGGATAGTTTTAAAGAAGTTTTAACTAATCTCTTTCACAGCATTGGCTGGGCTTGGTGGGTAGAAATTGTTACACAAAATCCGCGCTGCACGTACTACTTTGGTCCTTTCTTGAGCGTTAAGGAAGCAAACGCTGCTAAGACTGGGTATCTTGAAGATTTAGAACAAGAAGGTGCGCAAGGAATTACAGTGAAAGTCAAGCGTTGCAAGCCCAAGAATTTGACAATTGCTGACGACTTGGGAATGATTCAGCCGAAAGCGACACCAATATTTAGCGGTCAGATGTAA
- a CDS encoding alpha/beta fold hydrolase: MSTSQNSQPVKLNVRIQGNGFPILCLHGHPGSGRSLSVFTDHLSQRFRTIAPDLRGYGSSRTQQNFAMNDHLLDLEALIDSFKIQRCLVLGWSLGGILAMELALKLPDRVSGLILVATAARPRGNHPPISWQDNVYTGVASILNWLQPSWQWNIETFGKRSLYRYLIQQHSPTAYRYLATDAIAAYLQTSAAAQRALNTALRSGYDRLADLHKITCPSLMLAGASDRHITAQSSHETARYLKNCQWQCYPNTAHLFPWEIPQQVLSDIDKWIAQYPDVVKFK, encoded by the coding sequence GTGTCCACATCTCAAAACTCTCAACCTGTCAAGCTCAACGTTCGCATTCAAGGAAACGGCTTTCCCATTCTTTGCTTACACGGTCATCCAGGTTCAGGGCGCAGTCTATCAGTTTTTACTGACCATTTATCGCAGCGTTTCCGTACGATCGCTCCCGATCTCCGCGGCTATGGTAGCAGTCGCACGCAACAAAATTTTGCCATGAACGACCACTTACTTGACTTAGAAGCACTGATAGATAGCTTCAAAATTCAGCGCTGCTTAGTCCTTGGTTGGTCGTTGGGAGGAATATTGGCAATGGAACTCGCACTCAAATTGCCTGACAGAGTTAGCGGGTTAATCCTTGTCGCCACTGCAGCGCGTCCTAGAGGTAATCATCCACCAATTAGCTGGCAAGATAATGTGTATACTGGTGTAGCGTCTATTCTTAATTGGTTGCAACCAAGTTGGCAGTGGAATATTGAAACGTTTGGTAAGCGATCGCTCTATCGCTACCTGATTCAACAACACTCGCCGACTGCCTATCGCTATCTTGCCACTGATGCGATCGCCGCGTACCTGCAAACTTCTGCTGCTGCACAACGCGCGTTGAATACAGCGTTGCGATCCGGTTACGATCGCCTTGCCGACTTACACAAAATTACTTGTCCAAGCTTGATGCTCGCTGGAGCAAGCGATCGCCATATCACTGCCCAATCAAGTCATGAAACTGCTCGGTACTTGAAAAACTGTCAATGGCAATGCTATCCCAATACCGCCCATCTTTTCCCTTGGGAAATTCCCCAGCAGGTACTCAGCGATATTGATAAGTGGATTGCGCAGTATCCCGATGTTGTCAAGTTTAAATAA